One stretch of Streptomyces sp. 135 DNA includes these proteins:
- a CDS encoding MFS transporter, whose translation MPPLIRTRNHPAPLTKPLAKPPSKPPAAAQRHVPVGWLALLAAPAAASANSPVLILPDMADSLGARTASATWLVTVFAWAMAVGTPLMAGLLRRRGLGATLKLSAALIVTGTAVLAVSPWLSPAMAGRAAQAAGAAGLITAAMSLAGSVRRMGVITAGFGVLGAGGPLLGSVLAGAASWRVSLAVGGVALLALPMVMRRADLTPPPRSAPFDGRGAALLVLMVTALVLVPRYPLPAVAAALAAAIPLTLHIRSRPTGFVPVSLLRTRAFILSAALACTLATSYFTLLFTVPQLLRERTGWSAAAIGTGQLAALLTGSVLSMALAAASARMSRPRVLTILLTVGALAPLTAALTPWGPPLLLVAALAVFATSAGQATLAVYATAPTPAGLRPTAIGLFNLCYQLGGAFGPAIAAAVVLGG comes from the coding sequence ATGCCCCCGCTGATCCGTACCCGAAACCACCCCGCCCCCCTGACGAAGCCGCTCGCGAAGCCTCCGTCGAAGCCCCCTGCGGCGGCACAGCGGCACGTCCCGGTCGGCTGGCTGGCGTTGCTCGCCGCCCCCGCTGCCGCGAGCGCCAACAGCCCCGTCCTGATCCTCCCCGACATGGCGGACTCACTCGGTGCCCGCACCGCCTCCGCGACCTGGCTCGTCACGGTCTTCGCCTGGGCCATGGCGGTCGGCACGCCGCTGATGGCCGGCCTGCTGCGCCGCCGCGGCCTCGGCGCCACGCTGAAGCTGAGCGCCGCCCTGATCGTCACCGGCACCGCGGTCCTCGCCGTGTCGCCCTGGCTGTCACCCGCCATGGCCGGCCGGGCGGCCCAGGCCGCGGGCGCCGCGGGCCTGATCACGGCGGCGATGAGCCTCGCGGGCTCGGTCCGCAGGATGGGCGTGATCACTGCGGGGTTCGGCGTCCTCGGCGCGGGTGGGCCGCTGCTGGGCTCGGTGCTCGCGGGCGCCGCCTCCTGGCGGGTCTCCCTGGCCGTCGGCGGGGTCGCCCTCCTCGCCCTGCCGATGGTCATGCGCCGCGCCGACCTCACGCCACCGCCCCGCAGCGCCCCCTTCGACGGCCGGGGCGCCGCCCTGCTGGTCCTGATGGTGACGGCCCTGGTCCTCGTCCCCCGCTACCCGCTCCCGGCGGTGGCCGCCGCGCTCGCCGCCGCGATACCGCTGACCCTGCACATCCGGTCCCGCCCCACCGGTTTCGTCCCGGTCTCCCTGCTGCGCACCCGTGCGTTCATCCTGTCGGCCGCGCTCGCCTGCACCCTCGCGACCTCGTACTTCACGCTGCTGTTCACCGTGCCGCAACTGCTGCGCGAGCGCACCGGCTGGTCGGCGGCCGCCATCGGCACCGGCCAGCTGGCCGCCCTGCTGACCGGCTCGGTGCTCTCCATGGCGCTGGCCGCGGCCTCCGCGCGGATGAGCCGCCCCCGCGTGCTGACGATCCTGCTCACCGTCGGCGCGCTCGCCCCGCTCACCGCCGCGCTGACTCCTTGGGGGCCGCCGCTCCTGCTCGTCGCGGCGCTGGCCGTCTTCGCCACCAGCGCGGGCCAGGCGACGCTCGCCGTGTACGCGACGGCTCCCACGCCGGCCGGCCTGCGCCCCACCGCGATCGGGCTGTTCAACCTCTGCTACCAGCTGGGCGGCGCCTTCGGGCCGGCCATCGCGGCCGCCGTCGTCCTCGGCGGCTGA
- a CDS encoding DUF5937 family protein produces the protein MIEIEFATEDVARTRFAISPLWEVVASIRVLKGADAHGLHHTWADQVRPRLAAAGLDLSPLFDLVPMPVRSPWAGRIPGFICPPPTTPLPSLDIELATVRAMPPALLHTTAEVPESRMAALLGDPAAELARLAEVIEAYWELALAPYWSRILTLLEGDIRYRAGRLVAGGAQHLFTDLDPQVNWAQGTLHLEHRTVRGARRLDGRGLLLVPSAFVWPRVFSVLSEPWQPSLRYPPRAVGTLWHTRPATVPNALAGVLGRSRAMILTELTAPASTTELARRTGLTPGGTSQHLTALRNAGLVSAHRAGRQVLYARTQAGQTVTEAAEPGSPPSTTTAQTPPVGP, from the coding sequence GCCCGCACCCGCTTCGCGATCTCCCCGCTGTGGGAGGTGGTGGCAAGCATCCGGGTACTCAAGGGTGCGGACGCGCACGGCCTGCACCACACCTGGGCAGACCAGGTACGCCCGCGGCTGGCGGCGGCCGGCCTCGACCTGAGCCCGCTGTTCGACCTCGTCCCGATGCCCGTTCGCTCGCCCTGGGCCGGCCGCATCCCGGGGTTCATCTGCCCGCCGCCCACGACGCCGCTGCCGTCGCTGGACATCGAGCTGGCCACGGTGCGGGCCATGCCGCCGGCCCTTCTGCACACCACGGCCGAGGTGCCGGAATCGCGGATGGCGGCTCTGCTCGGTGACCCGGCCGCCGAGCTCGCGCGGCTGGCAGAGGTGATCGAGGCATACTGGGAGCTGGCGCTGGCCCCGTACTGGTCGCGCATCCTCACCCTGCTGGAGGGCGACATCCGCTACCGCGCCGGCCGCCTGGTCGCCGGCGGCGCGCAGCACTTGTTCACCGACCTCGACCCGCAGGTCAACTGGGCTCAAGGCACCCTGCACCTGGAACACCGCACCGTGCGCGGAGCACGTCGGCTCGACGGCCGGGGCCTGCTGCTGGTGCCCTCCGCCTTCGTCTGGCCGCGTGTCTTCTCCGTGCTCAGCGAACCGTGGCAGCCCTCGCTGCGCTATCCGCCCCGCGCCGTCGGCACGCTCTGGCACACCCGGCCCGCGACCGTCCCCAACGCCCTGGCGGGGGTGCTGGGCCGCTCCCGCGCGATGATCCTGACCGAGCTGACCGCCCCCGCGTCCACCACCGAACTCGCCCGCCGCACCGGCCTGACCCCCGGCGGCACCTCCCAGCACCTCACCGCCCTGCGGAACGCCGGGCTGGTCAGCGCGCACCGCGCGGGCAGGCAGGTCCTGTACGCACGCACCCAAGCCGGCCAGACAGTGACGGAGGCCGCGGAGCCAGGCTCCCCTCCCTCCACTACGACCGCGCAAACCCCTCCAGTTGGCCCCTGA
- a CDS encoding ABC transporter ATP-binding protein: MTTPLIELSDVHVTHRARSGTLLSRDRVHALTAADLTLAPGETLGVVGESGCGKSTLAKVLVGVQRPTTGTVSFEGSDLWTMSPAARRTELGTRTGMIFQDPSTALNRRLSVRQILRDPLDVHRRGTARDREARVRELMSLVGLPEALADGLPGQLSGGQRQRVAIARALALEPDLVIADEPTSALDVSVRAQILNLLLDLKERLGLALVFVSHDIQTVRRMSDRVITMYLGRIVEESPAAEILARARHPYTRALFSATPGLLDPIDPIPLSGPVPSATRPPSGCPFRTRCWKADETCADAMPGVESAGAGHRFRCHHPVAEGQSTHELAAQAAATARTRRERP, from the coding sequence ATGACCACCCCCCTCATCGAACTGAGCGACGTCCACGTCACGCACAGGGCCCGCTCCGGCACCCTCCTCTCCCGCGACCGCGTCCACGCCCTGACGGCGGCGGACCTGACCCTCGCCCCCGGCGAAACCCTGGGCGTCGTAGGAGAATCCGGCTGCGGCAAATCCACCCTGGCCAAGGTCCTGGTCGGCGTACAGCGCCCCACCACCGGCACGGTGTCGTTCGAAGGCAGCGACCTCTGGACGATGAGCCCCGCCGCCCGGCGGACGGAGCTCGGCACCCGCACCGGCATGATCTTCCAGGACCCCTCGACCGCCCTGAACCGCAGACTGTCCGTCCGCCAGATCCTGCGTGACCCCCTGGACGTGCACAGACGCGGCACGGCAAGGGACCGCGAAGCGCGCGTAAGGGAGTTGATGTCCCTGGTCGGCCTGCCCGAGGCCCTCGCCGACGGCCTCCCCGGCCAACTCTCCGGCGGCCAACGCCAACGCGTCGCGATCGCCCGCGCCCTGGCCCTCGAACCGGACCTGGTCATCGCCGACGAGCCGACCAGCGCGCTCGACGTGTCGGTACGCGCCCAGATCCTCAACCTCCTGCTGGACCTCAAGGAACGCCTCGGCCTCGCCCTCGTCTTCGTCTCGCACGACATCCAGACCGTGCGCAGGATGAGCGACCGCGTCATCACCATGTACCTCGGGCGGATCGTGGAGGAGTCCCCGGCCGCCGAGATCCTTGCCCGCGCCCGGCACCCGTACACACGCGCCCTGTTCTCCGCCACGCCCGGCCTGCTCGACCCCATCGACCCGATCCCGCTGTCCGGCCCGGTCCCGTCGGCGACCCGGCCGCCGAGCGGCTGCCCGTTCCGTACGCGCTGCTGGAAAGCGGACGAGACGTGCGCCGATGCGATGCCGGGTGTCGAGTCGGCGGGGGCGGGGCATCGATTCCGCTGTCACCATCCCGTGGCCGAAGGACAGTCGACCCACGAACTGGCCGCCCAGGCCGCCGCCACGGCCCGAACCCGCAGGGAGCGCCCATGA
- a CDS encoding GNAT family N-acetyltransferase translates to MTDMVIRALDESDAHLFDAHPDPLNARAAHQRTTHRPHWKRVALRDGAVVARGAWWGGSDDEEPVNLNWFDVAEGEVEAGAELLRSAPWQVELEINLPSDWREQPALAAAAETRFAAARAAGYELLVERLLYRWTQERGLPERPGRLVFGPEPDDAVFFDALRRIHAATLDAHALKAVAAGGLDQAARQEMEFFHWCPSPREWWQLARTPEGELAGIHIPAHNPSGPTIGFIGVLPEHRGHGYAYDLLAECTHFLVEQGAEVVTGATDRGNFPMAANFTKAGFPVVRERINFHPVARTASSDR, encoded by the coding sequence ATGACCGATATGGTCATCCGCGCGCTCGACGAGAGCGACGCCCATCTGTTCGACGCACACCCCGACCCACTGAACGCCCGTGCCGCGCACCAGCGGACCACGCACCGCCCGCACTGGAAGCGGGTGGCCCTGCGCGACGGCGCCGTCGTCGCCCGCGGCGCCTGGTGGGGTGGTTCCGATGATGAGGAACCCGTCAACCTCAACTGGTTCGACGTCGCCGAGGGCGAGGTCGAGGCGGGGGCCGAACTCCTGCGCTCCGCCCCGTGGCAGGTCGAACTCGAGATCAATCTGCCCAGCGACTGGCGCGAGCAGCCCGCCCTGGCCGCGGCCGCCGAGACGCGCTTCGCCGCCGCCCGGGCCGCCGGCTACGAACTCCTGGTGGAACGCCTCCTGTACCGCTGGACCCAGGAACGCGGGCTGCCCGAGCGGCCCGGCCGCCTCGTCTTCGGCCCCGAGCCCGACGACGCGGTCTTCTTCGACGCGCTGCGCCGCATCCACGCGGCCACGCTGGACGCCCACGCGCTGAAGGCCGTCGCGGCGGGCGGCCTCGACCAGGCCGCGCGGCAAGAAATGGAGTTCTTCCACTGGTGCCCGTCCCCGCGGGAATGGTGGCAGCTCGCCCGCACCCCGGAAGGCGAACTGGCCGGCATCCACATCCCGGCGCACAACCCCTCCGGACCGACCATCGGGTTCATCGGTGTCCTGCCGGAACACCGCGGCCACGGCTACGCCTACGACCTCCTCGCCGAGTGCACACACTTCCTGGTGGAACAGGGTGCGGAGGTCGTCACCGGAGCCACGGACCGGGGCAACTTCCCCATGGCCGCGAACTTCACCAAGGCCGGTTTCCCCGTGGTGCGCGAACGCATCAACTTCCACCCCGTCGCCCGGACCGCCTCCAGTGACCGCTGA
- a CDS encoding dipeptide/oligopeptide/nickel ABC transporter permease/ATP-binding protein — MLMTRKQLTERLAVPGLRLRSLRKLPVLSRIAVGVVGLVVLVALLAPLIAPHDPLDQQSQVDGTGHPSARHWMGQDSLGRDILSRLMYGARWSLAIGLGATLLALLVGALIGAVAATSRKAVDETLMRCLDVVMAFPGIALAAVLVAVFGGGITVLICAIAFLFTPPIARVVRANVLDQYGEDYVVAERVVGARTPHILIRHVAVNCAAPILVFCTVQVAEAIVFEASLSFIGAGVRPPDPSWGSVIADGKNMVLIGGWWATVFPGLLMLITVLALNILSEGVSDAWAAPSTRDVPGAARDEDPLEAPEPGTGEVLELPGLAEASDRLRARARPLPSGAPVLDVRDLRVAFPGRHDGVDIVDGISFDLRPGEVLGLVGESGCGKSLTALTVMGLEPKGARVTGSVTFDGQELTGLPARARRRLLGHDMAMIYQDALSSLNPAMTVRSQLKQVVRRGGRRTSTELLELVGLDPDRTLRSYPHELSGGQRQRVLIAMALSRDPKLIIADEPTTALDVTVQAQIIELLLRLRAELGFALVLVSHDLALVADVTDRVVVMYGGQIVETGVTADLVGSPAHHYTRGLLGSVLSLESAQQRLTQIRGVVPSPADFPPGCRFSNRCPLATAVCHDVTPTLVGATLHETACHHPAEPPAPRRGAGNCASSPHTPAPGEPPR, encoded by the coding sequence ATGCTCATGACCCGCAAGCAGCTCACGGAACGCCTCGCCGTCCCCGGCCTCCGCCTGCGCTCGCTGCGCAAGCTGCCCGTGCTGTCCCGGATCGCGGTCGGCGTCGTCGGCCTCGTCGTCCTGGTCGCCCTCCTCGCGCCGCTCATCGCCCCGCACGACCCGCTCGACCAGCAGAGCCAGGTCGACGGCACAGGCCACCCTTCGGCCCGCCACTGGATGGGGCAGGACAGCCTGGGCCGCGACATCCTCAGCCGGCTGATGTACGGGGCGCGCTGGTCGCTGGCCATCGGCCTCGGCGCCACGCTGCTCGCGCTGCTCGTCGGGGCACTGATCGGCGCGGTCGCGGCCACCTCCCGCAAGGCCGTCGACGAGACGCTGATGCGCTGCCTGGACGTCGTCATGGCCTTCCCCGGCATCGCGCTCGCCGCCGTGCTCGTCGCGGTCTTCGGCGGCGGCATCACCGTACTGATCTGCGCGATCGCGTTCCTGTTCACGCCGCCGATCGCCCGGGTGGTGCGGGCCAACGTCCTCGACCAGTACGGCGAGGACTACGTGGTCGCCGAGCGCGTCGTCGGCGCGCGCACCCCGCACATCCTGATCCGGCACGTCGCCGTGAACTGCGCGGCGCCCATCCTGGTCTTCTGCACCGTGCAGGTCGCCGAGGCCATCGTCTTCGAGGCGTCGCTCTCCTTCATCGGCGCGGGGGTGCGGCCGCCCGACCCGTCCTGGGGCAGCGTCATCGCCGACGGCAAGAACATGGTCCTGATCGGCGGCTGGTGGGCGACCGTCTTCCCCGGCCTGCTCATGCTCATCACGGTCCTCGCCCTGAACATCCTCTCCGAGGGCGTCTCGGACGCGTGGGCGGCACCCTCCACGCGCGACGTGCCGGGCGCGGCCCGCGACGAGGACCCCCTCGAAGCGCCCGAGCCGGGCACCGGCGAAGTCCTGGAGCTGCCCGGCCTCGCCGAGGCCTCGGACCGGCTGCGGGCGCGGGCCCGGCCCCTGCCGTCCGGCGCGCCGGTCCTGGACGTACGCGACCTGCGGGTCGCCTTCCCCGGGCGGCACGACGGCGTGGACATCGTGGACGGCATCTCCTTCGACCTGCGCCCCGGCGAGGTCCTCGGCCTCGTCGGCGAGTCGGGCTGCGGCAAGTCGCTGACCGCGCTGACGGTGATGGGCCTTGAGCCCAAGGGCGCCCGCGTCACCGGCAGCGTCACCTTCGACGGCCAGGAGCTGACCGGCCTGCCGGCCCGGGCCCGGCGCCGGCTGCTCGGCCACGACATGGCGATGATCTACCAGGACGCCCTGTCGTCCCTGAACCCGGCGATGACGGTCCGCTCCCAGCTCAAGCAGGTCGTACGCAGGGGTGGGCGCCGCACCTCCACCGAACTGCTCGAACTGGTGGGCCTGGACCCCGACCGGACCCTGCGCAGCTACCCGCACGAACTCTCCGGCGGCCAGCGCCAACGCGTACTGATCGCCATGGCCCTCTCCCGCGACCCGAAGCTGATCATCGCCGACGAGCCGACGACGGCGCTCGACGTCACCGTGCAGGCGCAGATCATCGAACTGCTGCTGCGACTGCGCGCGGAGCTGGGCTTCGCGCTGGTCCTCGTCTCGCACGACCTGGCGCTCGTCGCCGACGTCACCGACCGGGTGGTGGTGATGTACGGCGGACAGATCGTCGAGACGGGCGTCACCGCCGACCTGGTGGGGTCCCCGGCACACCACTACACGCGCGGCCTGCTCGGTTCCGTGCTCTCCCTGGAGTCGGCGCAGCAACGGCTCACGCAGATCAGGGGCGTGGTGCCGTCCCCGGCGGACTTCCCACCGGGCTGCCGCTTCTCGAACCGCTGCCCGCTGGCGACGGCGGTGTGCCACGACGTGACCCCGACGCTGGTGGGTGCCACGCTCCACGAGACGGCCTGCCACCACCCGGCGGAACCACCGGCGCCCCGAAGGGGCGCGGGGAACTGCGCGTCCAGCCCCCACACACCCGCACCCGGAGAGCCGCCACGATGA
- a CDS encoding MarR family transcriptional regulator, which produces MDAIIGQWVKERPDLVGDLWPVELFGRIQRLGLTVDRMVKATAAEHGLDVGEFDVLTTLQRSGPPYALTAGTFLKASMVSSGTITNRIDKMEAKGLVKRVRDGADRRTVKIHLTERGHEVTRAAFADHLAKYTLLLADLDRELVEDAANGLRSVLEALGDTSIR; this is translated from the coding sequence GTGGACGCGATCATCGGCCAGTGGGTCAAGGAGCGCCCCGACCTGGTGGGTGACCTCTGGCCGGTGGAGCTCTTCGGCCGCATCCAGCGGCTGGGCCTGACGGTCGACAGGATGGTCAAGGCGACGGCGGCCGAACACGGCCTGGATGTCGGCGAGTTCGACGTCCTCACCACCTTGCAGCGCTCCGGACCGCCCTACGCCCTCACCGCCGGTACCTTCCTGAAGGCCTCCATGGTGTCGTCAGGCACGATCACCAACCGCATCGACAAGATGGAGGCCAAGGGCCTGGTCAAGCGGGTGCGGGACGGAGCGGACCGGCGCACCGTCAAGATCCACCTCACCGAGCGCGGGCATGAGGTCACCCGGGCCGCCTTCGCCGACCACCTGGCGAAGTACACCCTGTTGCTCGCGGACCTGGACCGTGAACTGGTCGAGGACGCGGCCAACGGTCTCCGGTCCGTCCTGGAGGCGCTCGGCGACACCAGCATCAGGTGA
- a CDS encoding dihydrodipicolinate synthase family protein, producing MTLPTLLTGVVPPVCTPLTPDREVDTASLVRLVDHLVAGGVNGLFVLGSTSEVAYLTDRQRAVVVDTVVRHVGGQLPVLAGAIDMTTPRVLDHVRMLTEAGADAAVVTAPFYTRTHPAEIARHFRLIAAHSPVPVLAYDLPVSVHVKLGADLVLELAAEGVLAGLKDSSGGEGAFRSVVIGKRSVPRAFSVLTGSELTVDSALAMGADGVVPGLGNVDPAGYVRLYAACREGDWVRARAEQERLCGLFGMVTAGDPARMGGSSSALGAFKAALHLRGVIACPATAEPQIPLSQRETETVGKRLAAAGLL from the coding sequence ATGACCCTTCCCACCTTGTTGACCGGTGTCGTACCACCCGTCTGCACACCGCTGACACCGGACCGCGAGGTGGACACCGCCTCCCTGGTGCGGCTCGTCGACCATCTGGTCGCGGGCGGCGTCAACGGCCTGTTCGTGCTCGGCTCGACGTCGGAGGTCGCCTACCTGACGGACCGGCAGCGGGCCGTCGTCGTCGACACGGTGGTCCGGCACGTCGGCGGCCAGCTGCCCGTGCTCGCCGGGGCGATCGACATGACCACGCCCCGCGTCCTGGACCACGTGCGGATGCTCACCGAGGCGGGCGCCGACGCGGCCGTGGTCACCGCGCCCTTCTACACCCGCACCCACCCGGCCGAGATCGCCCGCCACTTCCGGCTGATCGCGGCCCACTCTCCGGTGCCGGTCCTCGCGTACGACCTGCCGGTGTCGGTGCACGTGAAACTGGGCGCGGACCTGGTCCTGGAGCTGGCCGCGGAGGGCGTGCTGGCGGGCCTGAAGGACTCCAGCGGCGGCGAGGGCGCCTTCCGGAGCGTGGTCATCGGCAAGCGGTCGGTACCGAGGGCTTTCAGCGTGCTGACCGGTTCGGAGCTGACGGTCGACTCGGCGCTCGCGATGGGCGCGGACGGGGTGGTGCCGGGACTCGGGAACGTCGACCCCGCGGGGTACGTACGCCTCTACGCGGCCTGCCGGGAGGGCGACTGGGTGCGGGCGCGGGCCGAACAGGAGCGGCTGTGCGGCCTGTTCGGGATGGTGACGGCGGGCGACCCGGCACGGATGGGCGGCAGTTCGTCGGCGCTCGGAGCCTTCAAGGCGGCGCTGCACCTGCGCGGCGTGATCGCCTGCCCGGCGACGGCGGAGCCGCAGATCCCCCTCTCGCAGCGCGAGACGGAGACGGTGGGCAAGCGCTTGGCGGCGGCGGGGCTGCTCTGA